In Juglans regia cultivar Chandler chromosome 13, Walnut 2.0, whole genome shotgun sequence, the following proteins share a genomic window:
- the LOC108992268 gene encoding homeobox-leucine zipper protein ATHB-12-like has product MEGSEYLYAPAVPEGRYENITSVQQPVPGLSTPRKRKNKNKNKGRFSDEQIKSLESIFESETRLEPRKKVQLAGELGLQPRQVAIWFQNRRARWKSKQIEQEYRTLRDNYENLASQFESLKKEKQSLLIQLQKLGDLLGKTDDGNGDSKGMEGNNTVGRSDNVSNDIETKERPSCADEDYKNDLGSFGEEGHGFLNVSEQHGPLASLEKWYSAYDSGGLLDNSYIL; this is encoded by the exons ATGGAAGGAAGTGAGTATTTGTACGCTCCGGCAGTGCCAGAAGGAAGATATGAAAACATCACCAGCGTGCAGCAGCCAGTACCCGGCCTAAGTACTCCAAGAAAGcggaagaacaagaacaagaacaagggGAGGTTTAGTGATGAACAAATTAAGTCACTGGAGTCGATCTTTGAATCAGAGACGAGGCTTGAGCCCAGGAAGAAGGTGCAACTTGCAGGAGAGCTTGGGCTGCAGCCACGGCAGGTTGCCATATGGTTTCAGAACAGAAGGGCTAGATGGAAGTCCAAACAGATAGAGCAAGAATACAGAACACTCagagataattatgaaaatttagcATCCCAGTTTGAGTCCTTAAAGAAGGAGAAGCAATCCTTGCTCATACAG TTACAGAAACTAGGTGACTTGCTGGGCAAAACTGATGATGGGAATGGGGACAGCAAGGGTATGGAAGGAAATAACACAGTCGGTAGATCAGATAATGTAAGTAATGACATTGAGACTAAAGAAAGGCCTAGTTGCGCAGATGAGGATTATAAGAATGATCTTGGGAGCTTTGGGGAGGAAGGACATGGATTCTTGAACGTGTCCGAACAACATGGTCCCTTAGCATCACTTGAAAAATGGTACAGCGCCTATGATTCAGGTGGTCTGCTTGATAACTCATATATATTGTAG